CCGGTTATCGACGCCGCCACCGCGGGCGGGCCGGTGCAGGCTACCACTACGCTGATTTACAAGATTTACCGCGAAGGGTTCGCCGGGCTCGATCTCTCCACCTCCGCCGCGCAGTCGGTGGTGCTGATGGTGCTGGTGATCATCCTCACCGTGGTGCAGTTCCGCTATGTGGAAAGTAAGGTGCGCTACCAATGATTGAAAACCGCCCTGGGCTGACGATTTTCAGCCATACCCTTTTGATCCTCGGCATCGCCGCCATTCTCTTTCCGCTCTATGTGGCGTTTGTCGCGGCGACGCTCGATAACCAGGCCGTGTTCGCCACGCCGATGACGCTTATCCCCGGCACGCACCTGTGGGAAAACCTGAAAGATATTTGGATTAACGGCGTCGGGGCCAACAGCGCGCCGTTCTGGCTGATGCTGCTGAACAGTTTCATCATGGCGTTCAGCATTACCGTCGGGAAAATCGCGGTATCGATGCTCTCGGCGTTCGCCATCGTCTGGTTTCGCTTTCCGCTGCGTAACCTCTTCTTCTGGATGATTTTTATTACGCTGATGCTGCCGGTGGAAGTGCGCATTTTCCCGACGGTGGAAGTGATAGCCAACCTGAAGATGATGGACAGTTACACCGGCCTGACGCTGCCGCTCATGGCGTCCGCAACCGCCACCTTTCTGTTCCGCCAGTTCTTTATGACGCTGCCTGACGAGCTGATGGAAGCGGCGCGTATCGACGGCGCCTCGCCGATGCGGTTTTTCCGCGACATCGTGCTGCCGCTCTCGAAAACGAATCTCGCGGCGCTGTTCGTCATTACGTTTATCTACGGCTGGAATCAGTATCTCTGGCCGCTGCTGATTATCAGCGATCCGTCGCTCGGCACGGCGGTGGCGGGCATTAAAGGCATGATTTCGGTGGGCGAGGGCAGCACGCAGTGGAATCAGGTGATGGCGGCGATGCTGCTGACGCTTATCCCGCCGGTGGTGATTGTTTTAGTGATGCAGCGCGCGTTTGTTCGCGGGCTGGTGGATAGCGAGAAATAAGATGGCAGGACTCAAATTACAGGCAGTCACCAAAAGCTGGGACAACGGCAAAACGCAGGTTATTCAGCCGCTGACGGTGGATGTCGCGGATGGCGAATTTATCGTGATGGTCGGCCCGTCCGGCTGCGGCAAATCGACGCTGCTGCGTATGGTGGCCGGGCTTGAGCGCGTGAGTAGCGGCGATATCTGGATAGATCGCCAGCGCGTCACCGAGATGGAGCCGAAAGAGCGCGGCATTGCGATGGTGTTCCAGAACTACGCGCTCTACCCGCATATGAATGTCGAAGAGAACATGGCCTGGGGCCTGAAAATTCGCGGCATGGGCAAAGCGCACATCGCCGAGCGCGTTAAAGAAGCGGCGCGCATTCTGGAGCTCGACGGACTGTTAAAGCGCCGCCCGCGTGAACTCTCCGGCGGCCAGCGCCAGCGCGTGGCGATGGGACGCGCGATTGTGCGCGATCCGGCGGTGTTCCTCTTCGATGAGCCGCTCTCAAACCTCGACGCCAAACTGCGCGTGCAGATGCGCCTTGAGCTGCAACAGCTTCACCGCCGCCTGCGCACCACCTCGCTGTATGTGACGCACGATCAGGTCGAAGCGATGACGCTCGCCCAGCGCGTGATGGTGATGAACAAAGGCGTGGCGGAGCAGATAGGCACGCCGGTGGAGGTCTACGAAAAACCCGCCAGCCGCTTTGTGGCGAGCTTTATTGGCAGCCCGGCGATGAACCTGCTGGAAGGGCGAGTGAATGCCGAAGGCACCCATTTCGACGTTGACGGCGGGCTTTCCCTGCCGCTCGGGCGGCTGCATAAAACGCTCGCCGGGCGCAAGGTGACGCTGGGTATCCGCCCGGAACATATTGCGCTAAGCTCACAGGCCGCAGGCGGCGTGCCGCTGCCGCTCGATACGCTGGAGATGCTGGGCGCGGATAACCTCGCGCATGGCCGCTGGGGCAGCCAGAAAGTGGTGGCGCGCCTGGCGCATCAGGAGCGTCCGCAGCCGGGCAGCCAGCTGTGGCTGCACCTGCCGGAAAATCATCTGCACTTTTTTGATGGTGAAACAGGACAACGTTTATGAGCAACTGGCCATATCCTCCCATCGTCGCCCACCGCGGCGGCGGCCGACTGGCGCCGGAAAACACGCTGGCGGCGATTGAAACCGGCGCGCGCCTGGGCCACGCCATGATTGAATTTGACGTCAAACTCACCAAAGACGGCCAGATTTTCCTGCTGCATGACGACACGCTGGAGCGCACCAGTAACGGCTGGGGTGTGGCGGGCGAACTGAACTGGGATGAGCTGCTGAAAGTGGACGCCGGTAGCTGGTTTAGCGGCGCGTTTAAAGGCGAGAAGCTGGCGCTGCTGAGCGACGTGGCGCAGCGCTGCCGCGAGCACCGCATGATGGCGAATATCGAAATCAAACCGACGACCGGCACCGATGCCGACACCGGGCGCGTGGTGGCGCTGGCCGCGCGCGCGCTCTGGAGTGACATGACCGCACCGCTGCTCTCGTCGTTTTCCATCGAGGCGCTGGAGGCGGCGCAACAGGCCGCGCCGGAACTGCCGCGCGGGCTGCTGCTGGACGAGTGGCGCGACGACTGGCAGGCGCTGACCACGCGTCTTGGCTGCGTCTCCATTCACCTGAACCATAAG
This sequence is a window from Cronobacter sakazakii. Protein-coding genes within it:
- the ugpE gene encoding sn-glycerol-3-phosphate ABC transporter permease UgpE; the protein is MIENRPGLTIFSHTLLILGIAAILFPLYVAFVAATLDNQAVFATPMTLIPGTHLWENLKDIWINGVGANSAPFWLMLLNSFIMAFSITVGKIAVSMLSAFAIVWFRFPLRNLFFWMIFITLMLPVEVRIFPTVEVIANLKMMDSYTGLTLPLMASATATFLFRQFFMTLPDELMEAARIDGASPMRFFRDIVLPLSKTNLAALFVITFIYGWNQYLWPLLIISDPSLGTAVAGIKGMISVGEGSTQWNQVMAAMLLTLIPPVVIVLVMQRAFVRGLVDSEK
- a CDS encoding sn-glycerol-3-phosphate import ATP-binding protein UgpC, producing MAGLKLQAVTKSWDNGKTQVIQPLTVDVADGEFIVMVGPSGCGKSTLLRMVAGLERVSSGDIWIDRQRVTEMEPKERGIAMVFQNYALYPHMNVEENMAWGLKIRGMGKAHIAERVKEAARILELDGLLKRRPRELSGGQRQRVAMGRAIVRDPAVFLFDEPLSNLDAKLRVQMRLELQQLHRRLRTTSLYVTHDQVEAMTLAQRVMVMNKGVAEQIGTPVEVYEKPASRFVASFIGSPAMNLLEGRVNAEGTHFDVDGGLSLPLGRLHKTLAGRKVTLGIRPEHIALSSQAAGGVPLPLDTLEMLGADNLAHGRWGSQKVVARLAHQERPQPGSQLWLHLPENHLHFFDGETGQRL
- the ugpQ gene encoding glycerophosphodiester phosphodiesterase, which translates into the protein MSNWPYPPIVAHRGGGRLAPENTLAAIETGARLGHAMIEFDVKLTKDGQIFLLHDDTLERTSNGWGVAGELNWDELLKVDAGSWFSGAFKGEKLALLSDVAQRCREHRMMANIEIKPTTGTDADTGRVVALAARALWSDMTAPLLSSFSIEALEAAQQAAPELPRGLLLDEWRDDWQALTTRLGCVSIHLNHKLLDQARVMQLKDAGLRILVYTVNSPRRALELLAWGVDCICTDAIDEIGPDFRA